In Candidatus Angelobacter sp., the following proteins share a genomic window:
- a CDS encoding PASTA domain-containing protein produces the protein MANFDLTAGARTSAKASTQFIDISDKPTKAKVVREGFEVPHVTLDEKKTSFVLENLPTVIPKFSPRVVSQSIPPGTKVTPGTVVDLILAPKDVIPFDIFDNVHADLKAKALSHVDDVIENVAVREVLLRHDTASEVTVDEKQLLITEFQKKGVTVNEADSTRTFAKAFDSVRGAAAFR, from the coding sequence ATGGCAAACTTTGATTTAACCGCCGGGGCCAGGACGTCCGCCAAGGCATCGACGCAGTTCATCGATATCAGCGACAAGCCGACCAAAGCGAAGGTAGTGCGCGAAGGGTTCGAGGTGCCACACGTTACCCTCGACGAAAAGAAGACCAGCTTCGTGCTCGAGAACCTGCCGACTGTAATACCCAAGTTTTCGCCGCGCGTTGTTTCGCAGAGTATTCCTCCCGGAACCAAAGTCACTCCCGGCACGGTGGTCGATCTGATACTCGCTCCGAAGGACGTGATTCCGTTTGATATTTTTGACAACGTTCATGCCGATCTCAAGGCAAAAGCGCTTAGTCATGTTGACGACGTGATCGAAAACGTCGCCGTCCGCGAAGTGCTTTTGCGACACGACACGGCGAGCGAAGTCACCGTGGACGAAAAACAGTTGCTAATTACAGAGTTTCAGAAAAAGGGCGTCACCGTAAACGAAGCTGATTCGACGCGGACCTTCGCCAAGGCTTTCGACAGCGTTCGTGGTGCGGCTGCTTTCAGATAG